The proteins below come from a single Chryseobacterium bernardetii genomic window:
- a CDS encoding S1/P1 nuclease, whose translation MKSIYSKILILAFISSSLYSYAWGLTGHRVIADIAENHLSRKARREIKKIMGKERLAYWANWPDFIKSDTTGVWKQASSWHYVNIDPQTDFKNFDQNLKMQAGPSLYTQVNTLSSQIKDEKTSAKDRKIALIFLIHIMGDLAQPLHVGRAEDLGGNKINVTYFGDKTNLHSVWDGKLVDSQKYSYTEYSKLLDIKSKEEVAQIQSGTLEDWLYDSHKIANKIYAQTPDGSKLSYDYQYKFNDTLERQLLYGGLRLAKVLNELF comes from the coding sequence ATGAAAAGTATTTATTCTAAAATTCTGATTTTAGCATTCATTTCCTCTTCACTTTATTCTTATGCGTGGGGATTAACGGGGCATAGAGTAATTGCAGATATTGCAGAAAATCACCTTTCCAGAAAGGCAAGAAGAGAAATTAAAAAAATAATGGGCAAAGAACGTCTTGCGTATTGGGCTAACTGGCCAGATTTTATCAAATCTGACACTACAGGAGTTTGGAAGCAGGCTTCATCATGGCACTACGTAAACATTGATCCGCAAACTGACTTTAAGAATTTTGACCAGAACTTAAAAATGCAGGCAGGGCCTAGTCTTTACACTCAGGTTAATACCCTATCCAGTCAGATTAAAGATGAAAAAACATCAGCAAAAGACAGAAAGATCGCGTTAATTTTCCTTATTCATATTATGGGAGACCTTGCCCAGCCATTGCATGTGGGAAGAGCAGAAGATTTGGGAGGAAACAAGATCAATGTTACCTATTTCGGGGATAAAACAAATTTACACTCTGTTTGGGATGGTAAATTGGTAGATTCCCAGAAATACAGCTACACAGAGTATTCTAAACTTCTGGATATTAAATCTAAAGAAGAAGTTGCCCAAATTCAATCCGGAACTCTGGAAGACTGGCTGTATGATTCTCATAAAATTGCCAATAAGATTTATGCACAGACTCCTGATGGATCAAAACTGTCTTACGATTATCAATACAAATTCAATGATACCCTTGAAAGACAGTTGTTATATGGAGGCTTACGATTAGCTAAAGTATTGAATGAACTATTCTAA